In Nerophis lumbriciformis linkage group LG01, RoL_Nlum_v2.1, whole genome shotgun sequence, the genomic stretch CTGACCGAGCTTCTTAAAGGAGTTCATGTTATTTTTCTAATGCATGTCACTTAAAAGGTGAGGAAGAAGCAAAACACATGCAGTAGCTGTAGTGCTTGTAAAAACTGATCATGATGATCAAACAATACCATATTTGGTAATATTGTTTGTTGTTAAGCGTGTAATCATGTCAAGTGCTTTGTTACTGCAGTTGATTGGTATTTAAAATCAAAACAATTGTTTACTGATCAAATTATGCACTCGTAATTCGATAATTCCTTACTGAAACTTTGTTCATTTCACTTTCAGTTTAACCTAGCccttatttatttacacacacaaaaaaatgaataTAAGATACAATACAATACACATCATAGTTCCCTGGAGACCAACATAGCCTAAATAGTTTTTTGaaaaagaataaagaaagaaagaaagagagggTTCTCTATATTTAAGTGTAGTTGAGCATATCCTCATAGATATTCTAATCTACATGGTAGATAAAAGTTACAACGGTGTCTTGTTGAGTTagtatggcgccccataatacacctgctgtgatcctgtttttatgtttttatgtttttattaattctattttaattatttattttttatcgtgttctgtttgtgttgtgttgtgtttgctcggtactcgttttatcttttaacctgctcattgtacagcactttggctacccctgtggtaaattttaaatgtgctctataaataaagttgatttgatttgatttgattagtatGTGCTGTATATCAGAAGTATGTAAAACTGTTGTCTTCAATTAAAAGAGGACCAGATGAATGATCTATTggaaaatgttattattattaagaatTAATTTTGAATTAATGAGCTGTTGTAAAGGTGTGATTGACAAGTAGCATCCCAAATAcgaatgtaaaaatatattaaactATAATATAATGTCTACATACAAGAACTATTAATAACATGACCTCTTGTACTCAAAATAACTATTGGTTTCATTAACTTATTGGACAAGTTATGTACAGTATCTTATTttcaagttatttaaaaaaataaaataaaatacttcctAAAACTTTTGGCTTGAGGCAACAGATTAATTTTGATGCAATGAACGAATTCATGAATAATTTTACAGCGTCTTTATTGTAGCTCTTGTTCTTCATACTAAAAATCATATAGTTCAAGGGTTTTTTCTATATAAAATGACAGTTTATTAACCTTAAACAATTCAGAAATATTAGACAGTTCTTCATTTGCTTTCCTTGTCAAACATCAAGATTTGAATATGATATTAAAAGACAGGAGGTAGTACAATtcttacaaacattttttaaatcattgaTATAGATATGAAATATAAGAGTTCCTTAAATGGAACCCCCGATGAACCCCAAAAACTAGTTTAGCTCTACTAGTATTATTAATAGCAACATATTGTTGTATAATGCACTATTGTTGACTGGGTTAAAATATATCAAGACTTTTTACCTTTAAAAAATCTTATGAATTTAAATTCATCTGTAATAGCAGGATCAACAAGCTTACTCACAATCAATGCACACTTGTATTTCATAGTTTATTGAAGATAGTAATGCATGCGTCTATAATGAAGTGggcaactgtcatgtctgtgtgaccatgttttgtattagtcatattttgtttagtttagttattggactctttagtttctggcttttcactcccttgtcttgtttccatggttacccattagtttcacctgttccacgtttggactcattgtgcactcttgtttgtcaccatagcaacccattagttttcacctgtcacgtcatgcacctgtttcacgttttgagtcacgcacctgttttcgttaatcatgtctgtagtatttaagttcattgttttcagtttgtcttcctggcgacatcccacatttatgctcttcacattcctgacacttgttttcatgtccatctttcatgctgctattttagtccaagccaattaaatttttgtttattaatgctatagtcttttggtttcatagtttgttctccgccactgtgcgcgcttttcgtttgtactcttttttttgtcctttgttagtgtaaaaaaaaaaaaatgtacttacattcccgtctcgcccgagccaactttccgttgccttccggaaaagcaaacaccaaggaccaagtcgtgacagcaACTACAGCAATCTTTGCACTCCCTTGGTTTTCCaactatttagacaataatgactgtatgttgacaattttttttgtgtggaTGATAAATGTATACTGCTATcatgcttgccaaccttaagacctccgatttcgggaggggggcggtcggggggcgtggttgggggcgtggttaagagggcaggagtatatttacagctagaattcaccaagtcaagtatttcatatatatataagaaatacttgactttcagtgaattctatttatatatatatatatacatatatatatatatatatatatatatatatatatatatatatatatgtatatatatatatatatatatatacacatatatatatatatatatatatatatagataagagaaatacttgaatttcagtgttcatttatttacacataacactcatctactcattgttgagttaagggttgaattgtccatccttgttctattctctgtcactatttttcgaaccatgctgaacaccctctctgatgatgcattctgcttcatcaccttgttgtgtgcgcagttgtgcactgcactctctaaaagccctagatgttgtcacttatgcatgtacagtagatggcagtattgtcctgtttaagagtgtcacaaccttgctgtttacggcagacaaactgctttacggtagacaaaaacgtaacTGCTGTTGtgcgttgttgccgcgctgggaggacgtaatgaaactgcctaacaataaacccacataagaaactaagaactcgtcCCCGATCATTctccagttataacgtcattgggcaggcgcgctgtttatattgtgggaaagcggacgtaaaaacaggctgtcgacacgtcactcaggtccgcctgaatttcgggagattttcgtgagaaaatttgtcccgggaggttttcgggagaagcgctgaatttcgggagtctcccggaaaatccgggagggttggcaagtatgactgctaTACAAGATCTAGTGACAATCTAAAATGTCAGAGTTGTACTCACTGATATATTGTAGTGTATGTAGGTAAaatgtacatgtttatttattctcagtcttttttgattattttatttaatctgtATAGAAAACACATTGTCTTGTGTTTTAGATTTTCTTGTTTCTGGCCTTATTTTCCATTGGACATAGTGACGATTCCTGTTCGTGTCCAGCTGGTAAGTTCTAACACTTAGATTCATTAGTTATCTTCTGTTTAACTGGTTTTATttaaagtactttttttgtcgCCTACAGGTTACTATAAAAAGGGAAACTGCGATGATCTCTTTTCTGAGAGATGTGGACAATGTGAGAATCGCACatacacagcaaacaacaacactaGGAATAAATGCTTTAGTTGTAGCAGGTGTGAAGGTGAGTAACATTCGTTTTGTTGCCTACCAAGATGATTTCATCACACATTCTACATCATCATACAAAAAGAAATAACGCAACAAGTCGGTAATACTAACTGATGGATGGGTGATGTGATATTAAAGCAAAGTTATCATTTAAAATCAGAACTGCTACATTTACAATagctttttggataaattgtacaagtagttttaatgcaacatactttttcctTCTAAGTATTTAAACATTGAATTTCATTCCGATCcctacatttatgtatttattcatcattatattaatttataatcCATTGATTACTGCTGCAATGAATCATTTATTTGGCTTGTTAGAGGGACTTCTTATCACATGATGGTCACATAAATCTATTTCACCAATCCAACCTAAGCACTAGTGAcctgactccatttcaccaatcaaacggagtctggcagtcacatgactgcaCTCAAAAGTGCCATAATGACGTCAGAAAAGGCAGTTTAactcttcaatgtttacttacaatgTAGGAAAAAAGAACATATACATCATGTGCTGTCatttgtgtcagtagaaatgttcatatttatggtttatgtttatttcgaacatgaatacagttacaacatgatacatcacaatttcctgtttctctattcaacaagttcgaagaggagtaggaagaagcagctcttatctaatcctaccccttttccatatcATAGCCATTACTAGCActtttattcacttcctgttctcaattttgaCAGTTtactccaatccaatccaatccactttatttatatagcacattaaaacaacaaaaatgtgcagcacaaaaattattaaaaacaagattcaaatactatccttagctccaccaatgactgaataaaaactaaataaaaacaatattaaaaaaatatgattaaaacgaTTTTGAAGGGTAAAACTAATTAAAACAATAGAtagaaatacaaatttaaaaacacagaggaccacacaaccaATCAATGTGTAACCAGCGAGGAAACCAGCGTttttttaaacatccatccattttctaccgcttatccctttcgggggtcGCGGGGGTTAAACAATGTTATTCATAACAATCATGGAATTTGTAACACAggaagccagcgtttgtggggcgTTTTTGTCAGATGCAAACATGTTGTTTAACTGCTTTGAATACAATTTTGTTAAAAGGAATGGAATTAAATGAAATTAATGAGTGAATTAatacttattattatttcattaaagcaaatgggaccaaaaatAATTTGATAACGTCGTcatcaaatactttttggtcacatttatcatatcataatcGTAACACTTTTATTAAGTGAATGACTCCCTTTTTTTCTTGTTATTTTAATCTACAACCCGTATTAACGCTGATATGAGCGTATgaattcaagtaaaaaaaaacaacctccaaAGGCATCTATGCCTTACCTAGTGTAAAGGTCACCACATGTTACTGCTTTTACTTGACTGATATAAAAGTAACAGTACTTTCACTTGAGTATAATTTTTTGGCTACTATGCCCACCTCTGTTTGAATTCTACAATCAATATTGGGATTGTGTCGAGAAGGAAACCcaattcaaaaaaacatttggatAAAGAAGGGGAAACACATCCAAAGTGTGACAGATTTCTGATTTCTCCTCAGGTAATCTAGTTGAAAAACAGAAGTGCACCTCCAAAAGTGACGTAGTATGTGATTGCAAGGATGGATACTACAAATTGAGGAAATCTTGCCACATGTGCTACTGTGAAGGCTGTGAaagtaatttatatttatttattattgttcattattcccaatgtttgtatttttctttggtcatttgttttgtttctgttttTCAGATTCTAGCAATAACCCTCCTTTTGATATGTGTGCGGCCTGTCTTAGGTGAGTCATAACAGGAGCATCTGTTGGTTATTCATTGGGGAAATACCTGCAAAAGAACACAACAGTGCACAAAAACATTAGCGCTTGGATGCATCATACAGAGAGGTGtttctatatcaggggtcaccaacctttttgaaaccaagagctactttttgggtactgattaacgcgaagggctaccagtttccaaccatccatttcctaccgcttattccctttggagtcgcggggggcgctggagcctatctcagctacaatcgggcggaaggcggcgtacaccctggacaagtcgccacctcatcgcaggggctaccagtttgatacacacttaaataaattgccagaaatagccaatttgctcaatttacctttaactctatgttattattaataattaatgatgtttatctttgtggaaacactgatcatcttaatgatttctcacaataaatatatatagaaacagataaatatcaatatgcaacactttatttttatattttctttaagtgcacatttttcaaattgaacattttcaaatgatcacttctaagacagtcttgtgaaatcacaatatcccattttaactagctaggtcggcaacccgcggctctagagccgcatgcggctctttagcgccgccctagtggctctctggagctttttaaaaaatgtatgaaaaatggaaaaagatgaggggaaaaaaatatattttttgttttaatatggtttctgtaggaggacaaaacatgacacaaacctccctaattgttataaagcacactgccaGCTTCacggattcgagtatttggcgagcgccgttttgtcctactaattttggcggtccttgaactcaccgtagtttatttacatgtataactttctccgactttctaggacatgttttatgccacttctttttctgtctcattttgtccaacaaacttttaacgttgtgcgtgaatgcacaaaggtgagttttgttgatgttattgacttgtgtggagtgctaattgggcatatttggtcactgcatgactgcaagctaatcgatgctaacatgctatttaggctagctatatgtacatattgcatcattatgcctcatttgtagctaccggtatatttgagctcatttagtttcctttaagtcctcttaattcaatttatatctcacgacacactatctgtatgtaatatggcttttaattttttgcggctccagacagatttgtttttgtatttttggtccaatatggctctttcaacattttgggttgccgacccctgagctagccactaacattttttaacaaatcatgaattactttccaccatctttgtacaaataataactcatgtaaaatacaaaagtcaactctcaaatttttaaataaatcatgtcacactttgaactggacaccaaatctgttatctgtttctttgtcagttagtgaagaccaagtctttaaaatattttcttggattttcaaattctatttgagttttgtctctcttagaattaaaaatgtcgagcaaagcgagaccagcttgctagtaaataaatcaaatttaaaaaatagaggcagctcactggtaagtgctgctatttgagctattttaagaacaggccagcgggctactcatctggtccttacgggctacttggtgcccgcgggcaccgcgttggtgacccctgttctatatgATCAAGACATGAACATGATTTCCTCAAATAATGCGCGGGAGTGTCTTTTTTTCTTAACGCAATTGCAGAAAATACGGAATGTTTATTTGAGATGCGGGCACTATTTGAAGATCTACAGTACATGACGGGCACAAAATATGTTTTAGTATTAAGTTGTGCACTTCTACACCACAACAACCTGAATAATAAACATTGTAAAATGAATGCTTCTCTGGCATGTCAATGACAGCtattattacaatttcagaattTTCTTCGCAACcctcatttattttatttgttaaattgtgcaggtgtacctaatgttgtagaCAGCAGACTGTGTGGAGATAAATTAATTTGCAAAATTATACTTCTCTTTATGCCGTTTAGCAAGGAACAGTGTTTGAAAGATGCAAAATGCAAGAAAAAATGTGCAACTACGACGACAACTACTTCATTCACAACCGAGACAAGTGATTTCAACTCAAATGAATCACGAAATGAAGCTCCGCTTAATggtatgttttatgttttttaacaCATCTGCTACTACGGACCCATTTGCTGGTTGTATAGTTTTAATTGGTCAGATCATATGTTTGAATAATAATGTCTGAATTGGTCATTTTCTACAATTAGGTTTAAATTATTTTGCATTCACAGCAGGAAATGATGTCCAGTGGTGGATGATCATGATCCTGGTTGTGGTGTTCTGCATCTGTGTTGCCTCCTACCCTTGCTCTCATCCCTGCTGCAGAATCAACAAGAACCCTGGGAAGGATACAGAATGCTTTAATGGTAAAtaagtaaaatattatttttcaataGAAGAGAGGAAATGAGCAGATTCACACAAATGctctatttgtatatatatatatatatacatatatatatatatatatatatatatatatatatatatatatatatatatatatacacatacatacatacattttctactgtttgtctatatatatatatatatatatatatatatatatatatatatatatatatatatatatatatatacatacatacatacatacattttctaccgtttgtctatatatatatatatatatatatatatatatatatatatatatatatatatataaatatgtatgtatttatagctATTATTTCTTAGTCTTAAATCAAAAATGGCTAAATaagctaaaaatatcaatacaacaaaccaaaccaaaccaatcagagcgcactgttaagtatcgtggccactgattggtttAGCCTcatgcagcattactatattagattaaaagagtgtaaaggtgactgatGGGTGATATTTCATGTCTAGATGGCGCTCGTAATGTTGAAAAGTGTATATAGAAGGTTGTAAATGATTCCTACTTCGCAAAAATGTATTCACCGTGCTCATGTTTGGAACCATTCAACAGCGAAAAACAAGGGAGGActgtatttaacttattttaaaaGGTATATAGGTTTCAGTGCATATTACTTGAGATTGGTCTAACATAGAAAGTAAATGGAAAGAAAAATATTCTTAGTTTTATTTTAGACATTTAATTTTCAGTTTTTTAATAAAAGCGTACGGACCTAGGGACCCCCTCAGAAGCGAGATGCTGCATCTTAAGGGgctatttttaataaattaaaatgataaaaaaaatcagttttgtttatgattatattttacagaaatGTCAGTGACCTATTTATGTTGCTTTCTGGGAAGTTTTGCAAAGAATCTCACTGATTATATCTGTTTTTCTCTCTACAGAAACTCAAAGTTATTCAAGCAGCGACCCGACCACAGTGGTAAGTTCTCACTTGCATGTATATTGTATATCATGTATTGTTTATATAACTGTATACTATTTTGTATGAAGCATACATTGTTTGTCAATGATAACAAATGACAGTATGTCCTAGAAATGCATTGATAAATGATTTACTGGTTAATACATGACTACATATCATAGCAATTCCCAGAAACCATACAAATAACAGGGATGATGTCAAAGTAATCCACCTGGTCTGTGCCATGACCGCTTGTAGCATTATTGCTTTTCTCACGCCTttgacatgtatatacatgtttatatagggaaaacattttttttgcttgtcTCAAATAAGCCACACATGAAATTCTGTTCAGAAATGACACAAGTACACCTAACTTTGAATTGTTCTTAGCGGAACCCCAGTCAATGTTATTGTGTGAAAACACAACTATCAAGGTCCTAATTCCTTTTTTGTCACTTTTATCAAGACAGTTAAGGTCTGTAAGGAAACCACCATGATGATACCCTGCCAGACATCAGTTGCACCAGTAAACATGGACCACATGGACGCTGTACTGCCAAACAATGGTAAGCTTCCATATTTGACCTGATATCTATTTGCTTTGCACGTGTGCTTGttcacattttcattttcaaatctggctacattttaaaagaaaagatTGCAACTGCGCTACTTGTAATCAGAGCCGTAACTATAATTTGACAAATACCGAACTCAAAAATTGGTTGTCCAAGAGAAccaatgatcatgatttctggttatgttaggccagcagagaaggctttgACGTCCCTGACAGCACACCACTGATCAGTATAATATAATGTTAACGTTATGTTAacatgaattaccatgaattgattaacctggaccccgacttaaacaagttgaaacacttattcgggtgttaccatttagcatacttgccaaccctcccgaattttccgggagactcccgaaattcagcgcctctcccgaaaacctccctggacaaatattctcccgaaaatctcccgattttcagccggatctggaggccacgctccatgctccatgcggacctgagtgaggacagcctttttttgacgggaggacaacagggtgacaagaactaaatcatccagacgagataaattgtattattatgtttatcttacctaaaaataaatatatttattaataaaaaaaaaaaaaaaacgaaataaatttttactatattttgctaaaacatcaaaattaattgtatttctatttgtattttttctgacttctttttacatccagccattagaattatacattaaaataaacatatttgaaataattaattttaaattatcataataattcatttaaaatgaccatatttaattattaaaataattgcttgtttatcaacaactttagcattttattcattacattttgaagctctcagaagccaagttatgttatattccttaatatttatttatgcaagtttgaagtatcaattatctaaacacagttttatttgcatattttcaggatctagctatatatatatatatatatatatatatatatatatatatatatatatatatatatatatatgtatatgtatgaaatacttgacttggtgaattctagctgtcaatatactcctcccctcttaaccacgccctcaaccacgccctgccccacccccgaccacgcccccacccctcacctcccgaaatcggagatctcaaggttggcaagtatgccatttagtggtcaattgtacggaatatgtactgtactgtacaatctactaataaaagtctcaatcaatcaatcaatgttgacaGCACAATTTGGATCGAATTATGTTGTCAGCAAAAGTGGACTTCATTGCGTTACATTGTTGTCTGGAGTTGACCAAAGATTGTATATTGAGAGAGGATGATCTACCGCACGGTGATTTACAGCGCACACAAGTGATGTACAGCGTACACAATGTCCTACACAAAGTATTTTTGCAGTCAGTCATATTATCTTatttttgtcacttaaaaaaagTACAGATTGTAGTTATGGCCATGGTTGTAATAATTGCGAGattgctatttcatcaagaggaaGACGTACAAGCAATATGCGGAAACATCTTACCATTCAGCATACCATAACTATAAATTAAAAGTCGCGTTTTTGAACCACGTCGATCTCACCCCAGGAGCAGTCATGCTAGCATGTCATTTGccataaatacaacaggtactaactcaCCGCCTATCATGTTAGAACTAGTTGTCAAATTAAAATGAATGCCTTCTTGAGCAAGACGAGACACAGATTCTGACTGGATCCGAGGCTGGCAGTAAGTACTAGTTCCAGTTCATGCCTGCTTCCCGGCGCTAGCTTCTCCTTTCACCGCGGCAGGGAAGAGTACACAGACAAGCAGGgaataagtttgtggtcaaaagcctgAGC encodes the following:
- the LOC133612995 gene encoding tumor necrosis factor receptor superfamily member 1A; the encoded protein is MDLIFLFLALFSIGHSDDSCSCPAGYYKKGNCDDLFSERCGQCENRTYTANNNTRNKCFSCSRCEGNLVEKQKCTSKSDVVCDCKDGYYKLRKSCHMCYCEGCENSSNNPPFDMCAACLSKEQCLKDAKCKKKCATTTTTTSFTTETSDFNSNESRNEAPLNAGNDVQWWMIMILVVVFCICVASYPCSHPCCRINKNPGKDTECFNETQSYSSSDPTTVTVKVCKETTMMIPCQTSVAPVNMDHMDAVLPNNVSRQEKACERWPPMVLYAIIKEVPLRRWKEFLRLLSVADHQLERVELEVGLGLLERQYQMLLLWSQGSSSSLEHVFSALHSMDLSGCAQTLQENLEKLQRRNQSNEAFITC